In Erythrobacter sp. KY5, the DNA window GAGCGGGGTGCACACCTGCTGGGTCGAGCACAGCCAGCTTGCCGCAGACGCCGCTTTCCGGCGCGCGTCTGAGGCGGCCTAGCGAAATCCGGCTCTTTAAATCTGTCTTGAAACCACTAGGTGTTTCGCGAGTTTAGACTACGAGCCCGAATTCACGAACCAAGCACACTCGAACCAAAGAGGGACCTGTACTCATGGCATTCAAACTGATCGACCTTCCTTACGCTGACACCGCGCTCGATCCGGCGGTCTCGGCTGAGACCCTCTCCTATCACCATGGCAAGCACCATCAGGCCTATATCGACAAGACCAACGACGCGATCGAAGGCACCGATCACGCCGACAAGTCGCTCGAAGAGATCATCGCAGCCGCACGCGGAAGCGACCAGGGCCTGTTCAACAATTCCGCGCAGAGCTGGAACCACGGTTTCTACTGGCATTCAATGGCGGGTGAGGAAACCGATCCGTCGGATGAATTGAAGACCATGATCGAAAGCACTTTCGGTTCGGTCGACAAGCTGAAGGACGAACTCAAATCGCGCGGCGCTGGCCATTTCGCAAGCGGCTGGGTGTGGCTCGCGGAAAAGAACGGCGGCCTCACCATCGAGGAAACCCACGATGGCGATACGCTTGCCGATCAGGACGGCGTCAACCCGCTGCTGACGATCGACGTGTGGGAGCACGCCTACTACCTCGACCACCAGAACAAGCGCCCCGCTTATCTCGACGCCGTTACCGGTTCGAAGATCAACTGGGCCTTCGCCAGCGAGAACCTCGCGCGCGGGTCGACCTGGACTTACCCGAAGTAAAAGCTTCGGTAGACGAACACTGGAAAAGCCCGGTCTGCGCATCGTCGCAGGCCGGGCTTTTTCGCATTCACCCCTTCGACTTGCGCCGCCGCATCATTCCTTCTTGCGCGACGCTTGCGACCAGATCGCCGGCGCGGTTGAAGATGCGCCCGCGATTGAAGCCGCGCCCGCCGCCCGACCACGGGCTGTCTGTGGCATAGAGAAGCCATTCATCGGCGCGTGCCTCACGGTGGAACCAGATCGTATGGTCAAGGCTCGCACCTACCAGCTCGCCGCGCATCCACGAAAGGCCATGTGGTAGCGCGCTCGTGCCAAGCAGCGTGTAGTCGCTCGCATAAGCGATCACTGCGCGGTGAAGCGCAGGATCGTCGGGCAGGGGAGCCGCCGTCTTGAACCAGCTATGCGCATGCGGAGCCTTGGGCTGGGAGTTCATCCAGTGCAGCTTATCGGTTGTGCGCATCTCGATCGGGCGAGGGCGCAGCATCAGGGCGCGCTGGGTATCGGACAGCTTGTCGCCCATCTTGTCCGCCATCGCGCGGCGCATCTCCATGTCGGACTTGAGCTCGTCAGGATCAGCGACG includes these proteins:
- a CDS encoding acyl-CoA thioesterase II; this translates as MTDSSDPAKLVAGLVDLLTVEKRASDIYLGSPQKGGVGRVFGGQVVAQALQAAQASVSDGKVAHSLHAYFLRGGREGLPIEYRIERDFEGRSFANRRVVASQESEDGAPSPILNLTASFQVPEEGLAHENSPMPDVADPDELKSDMEMRRAMADKMGDKLSDTQRALMLRPRPIEMRTTDKLHWMNSQPKAPHAHSWFKTAAPLPDDPALHRAVIAYASDYTLLGTSALPHGLSWMRGELVGASLDHTIWFHREARADEWLLYATDSPWSGGGRGFNRGRIFNRAGDLVASVAQEGMMRRRKSKG
- a CDS encoding superoxide dismutase, producing MAFKLIDLPYADTALDPAVSAETLSYHHGKHHQAYIDKTNDAIEGTDHADKSLEEIIAAARGSDQGLFNNSAQSWNHGFYWHSMAGEETDPSDELKTMIESTFGSVDKLKDELKSRGAGHFASGWVWLAEKNGGLTIEETHDGDTLADQDGVNPLLTIDVWEHAYYLDHQNKRPAYLDAVTGSKINWAFASENLARGSTWTYPK